In Acidimicrobiales bacterium, one DNA window encodes the following:
- a CDS encoding VIT1/CCC1 transporter family protein, which produces MKTTRELRDSGLATRLLGRRASTAHPARRSTVDGSAVDHQHRNVQGGGARAAVFGMTDGLVSNLCLVLGFAGANPGPGVVRLAGIAGLIAGAFSMASGEYVSMQAQRELFERELALERHEIDHRPEGERRELVHIYEKRGVDPTVARKLADEMMRTPELALETHAREELGIDPGSLGRPLQAAVSSFVTFAVGALVPLLPWLFSRGNSAVVASIVLGALAALAVGAAVAVFTRRSWWRSALRQLAISAAAAAVTYGVGAAVGHQ; this is translated from the coding sequence GTGAAGACCACCCGCGAGCTCCGGGACAGCGGCCTGGCGACCCGCCTGCTCGGCCGCCGGGCGTCGACCGCCCACCCGGCCCGCCGGTCCACGGTCGACGGGTCGGCCGTGGACCACCAGCATCGCAACGTCCAGGGTGGCGGGGCACGGGCTGCGGTGTTCGGCATGACCGACGGCCTCGTGTCCAACCTCTGCCTGGTGCTCGGCTTCGCCGGCGCCAACCCGGGGCCCGGGGTGGTCCGCCTGGCGGGGATCGCCGGGCTCATCGCCGGGGCGTTCTCCATGGCGTCGGGGGAGTACGTCTCCATGCAGGCCCAGCGCGAGCTGTTCGAACGGGAGCTGGCCCTGGAGCGCCACGAGATCGACCACCGTCCCGAGGGCGAGCGTCGCGAGCTCGTCCACATCTACGAGAAGCGCGGTGTCGATCCCACCGTGGCCCGCAAGCTCGCCGACGAGATGATGCGGACCCCCGAGCTCGCCCTCGAGACCCACGCCCGCGAAGAGCTCGGCATCGACCCCGGCTCGCTCGGCCGGCCGCTGCAGGCGGCGGTGTCGTCCTTCGTCACCTTCGCCGTGGGCGCGCTCGTGCCGCTGTTGCCCTGGCTGTTCTCACGCGGCAACAGCGCCGTGGTGGCGTCGATCGTCCTGGGCGCGCTGGCGGCCCTGGCGGTGGGCGCCGCCGTGGCGGTGTTCACGCGGCGCAGCTGGTGGCGCTCGGCGCTGCGGCAGCTGGCGATCTCGGCCGCGGCCGCCGCCGTCACCTACGGCGTCGGCGCCGCGGTGGGCCACCAGTAA